The Bacillus sp. Y1 genome includes the window GACTCAGTCATGGCTTTTGGGTCTGCAATAATGCCTGCAAAATACATTGCATCGTAGTTACCTGTGGAGTAAAGCTCGTCAGCTAAATCTTGATTTATTTTTATTTTCTTTGCGATTGGTTTCATAGCACCTGTAGCCACGCCAAAAACTGGCTCGTGCGCACCATTGGATATGTACATTTTTTTAGTTCGTTCCTTACCGAGGGCTTCAAGTTCCTTCATAACTGTTTCGAAATCCATAGTTTTGTACTTCCTTCCTTAATATTACCTTTTTAATTATAAACAACTAATATTATAAAAAGTAGTTATTGGTAATAGATTAGCTATGACAATTCCTAATTTGAAACCGATAAACAAAGTAACACGAAACCAATAAGAAGCAACCAAGATCGAATAGATTGAAAGAACATCCAACGTTTTCTTATCTCCATCCAATCAGTGGGTGGATGATCGGCATCCCATTGTTGAATTTCCTTGTTAATTGGAACATTATATTTAATAGTTATTACTGTTGCTAAAATAAACATCGTAGCAGTAGAAAAACGGATAGTAAGTTCGAAACCACCTATTTGATTAGTAAATAATGCGTATATTACGGTTAGAATTACACTTAAAGGCATTAATATGGGCATAATGAGTCCATATGTTTTCAGTGAATCTTGTTCAAAACGTATATGGTACTTTTGCGGTAAATGACGGATAACTGGATGTACTAAGGCAAATGAAGTAAACTCAGCACAAGCAGTGAATCCAGCTATTATCAATGTAATAAAACCTAAAAAATCCAAATTAATTATCTCCTAAAATTCAATTAATGATATGCTGCTTATCGAATGTTCTTGTGCGAGCCGTCACAGGAGGGCATTTTTTGAGATAGTCCACAAGTGCAATCCTTTAATCCCTTTCCACTGAGAATTTTCTCCATACAATTTTCAACCCTTGACACTCGAGTTTTGGATTGTTTCGGTTGAGAAAAATAAAGAATGTATGCTCTTTGCCGTCCTGGCGTCAATGCTTCAAAAGCAGTTTTCAAGTCTGGTGTTTCATCGAATTTATTTTGAAGTTCTTCTGGAATGATGAATTCTGTATTCTTTTTTAAAGTCACTTCCAAACCGGCTTTTTCAACTTCAATGGCTTCAAGAATGTATTCTCTCAAAATGGGTTCTAGTTCAACTATTTCTTGAAGATTGGTGAATCGAATTTGGCGTGCCGCCTGTACATTCTCGGTTTGTTGGACAAGAATTCCATGGGGATCTTTTAATAAGGCACCCTTGTGAAACAGAAGCGCACAATATTCTTTAAATCCATGTATTAAAACGATGTTTTTTTTCTCAAACGTATAACACGGATGCATCCACTTAAACTCTTCAGTCAGATCACAGTCAAGAACAATATGTCTCAACCTCTCAGATTCTTCCTTCCATTTTTTAGTTTTACTTAAATAATCATCAACTTTTGGATTGATTCTACTATTTGTCACCAAGGTACCTCTTTTCAATTTTCGATCGGCTGCTATGCTATTCGTTTATAGGACTTTCACGAAGGAAGATTTAGTTGCCACGACACACCAAAGCGATCATTTAACCAACCAAACCTTTGACTAAAACCATAATCCCCAATTGGCATAAGCGCTTGTCCACCCTCGATAAGTTTCTGATAAATGCTATTAATTTCCTCTTCACTATCACAAGTAACAAAAATTGAAATGGAAGGAGTAAATGAAAACTGATGCTTCAGATTACTATCAATACACATAAATTCTTGCCCTTTTAAAGAAAAAGTAGCCTGCATTACTGTTCCTTCATCTCCAGATTCATTCGCTCCATAGCGAACAATACTTGTAATCTCTGAATCCTTTATGATTGATATGTAATAATTCATTGCTTCTTCTGCTTTACCATCTTGAAACATTAAGAATGGTGTAACTTTTCCCATTAGGTTCAACTCCTAAAGTTTTTTAGTGTAATTTTTATCTACAGGTCTAGTTTGATTATTTATTTTTTCTAAAGGCAAAAAAATGATGATACCTGAAAGATATCATCATTTTAATTATCTGGAAAGGTTTTGGTGACTTTAACTTGAGTACCAGGATAATAGTGCCCTAAAATTTCTTTGTAGGTTTTCCCCTTCTCTGCCATTTCGTTTGCACCCCATTGACTCATCCCAACTCCATGGCCATGACCTTTGCCACTTACTTTATAAGAAGTTGGGGTCATTTCAAACGAACTTATTAGATAACTTCTAAAATGGCTTCCACCTATCATCGGTCGTATTTTTTTTAATTCAACATGATCCATTGAGACTTCTTCGAATAAAATAGTGCCATCAATCAACCTTCTCATGAATTCGATTTGGATTGAGCCTTTCATTGACCTTTTTGATTCATTTTTAATATTATCGACTTCAAAATAAGGAATACTTAAAATTTTTATGTCACCTTCATACCCATTTCGATTAAGCCATTTTTTAATAGATACACTAATTTTACCATCTTTCTCCTTTAACTCGTTCCAACCCTTCGATCTGATTTCTTCCAAATCTATTTGTGTTTTATGTAATGTAAAATCCCAGGGTTTAATGGGATCATAAGGATCTTGTTTGATAGGGAAATATGGGCTTGGACTGCCACCCCATACATTTTTATTACTTTCTGTTATTCCACCATTACTCGCAGAATAAAAAGCACTTATGGGCTTATCTTGAAACGTAATGATTTCTCCTTTCGTATCAATTACAGCCTTTTTGGTTTTCTTGAATTGATTGTACCCTCCGTAGACTTGATATTGAATGGTATCGTCTAGTTTGGGATTCTTATGGGTGATTGTATAAGTACGAGCAGCTAACGTTTGTGCTTTTAAGGCCTCTATATTCCATTCGGGAAACACTTCAAATGGGACTACACCCTTTAAGTAATCCTCTAAAAGTATTTGATTAACTGGTCTAATGTTTTTTTCTTCTATATTAAACTCTACCGCACCCATATAAGGTCTTCCATCAATGTATATTAGGTGCTTTTCATCATAAGCATATGGATATAAAATAAACGGACTATCTATTTCCGTTGTTGACTCTCCACAAGTAAGAAACATTTTCCCACCTTTAAACGAAAGTGTATATTCATCCCCTTCATTTACCATCAATGCTGGATCTAAAGTTGAATAAGCTCCTTTTATGTGAAATGGTAATTTAGAGGTGTCTCCGATATAATTTCTTAATCTCACTGAAATCATCTCTTCCGCTTGCACTTCATTAGCGAATATTAGTAAAAAAACTGTGGAAATTATAAGAATAAGTGTTTTCATAAACATATTATTTATTATATGGTTACTGATTATTCCTGAAGCTTTATTCCTATAGAGAGATACTTTTATAATTCTTTTTGATTAACATTTAATTCAATTAAATTACCATCCGGATCAGCACAGAAAATTTGCGCAAATCCACTTTTTCCGTATGGTTTTTCAAGGAGTTCAACTTTATTCTGTTTTAACCATGTAAGTGTGTCATAGTAGTTCTCGATTCTAAGGGCAAAGTGACCTTCTCTGCTAGATAAGCTTTTATCCTGACGAATCGTCTGTGAAAAAGGATCAACGATCAAGTGGAGTTGCTGTCCCTCTATTTCATACCAGGCACCTGAAAAATCAAAATCTGGGCGTGGTATTTCATTTAAACATAAAACTTTCCCATAGAAATCTTTTGCTCTTTCCAAATCTGTAACAGTAAGACTTACATGATGAAGACTTTTATATTTAATCAAAACGTTCACTTCTTTCTATTCTACTGATTTATTTTTATCTTACTCAAAAAACCTCCTTTATGGAAGTGAGTTCAAACCATCCACCTACCTGCAACTCTTCTAGGTTGACTGTAAAGCCTAAAGTTATTATTTTCTTAAAAGATAAAAAAGCACAAAAAAAAACGCTCAATAAGCGTTTTTTTACTTTGTTATATTACGCGCCTTAGAGGATTCGAACCTCTGACCGTACGCTTAGAAGGCGTATGCTCTATCCAGCTGAGCTAAAGGCGCATATATAGACTGGCGGAGAAGGAGGGATTTGAACCCTCGCGCCGGTTACCCGACCTACACCCTTAGCAGGGGCGCCTCTTCAGCCTCTTGAGTACTTCCCCATAGACATAAAAATGGCTCCGCAGGTAGGACTCGAACCTACGACCGATCGGTTAACAGCCGATTGCTCTACCACTGAGCTACTGCGGAACATTGAAAAATTATTCTGCTATCGTAAAAAATCTGGTGGGCCTAAATGGACTCGAACCATCGACCTCACGCTTATCAGGCGTGCGCTCTAACCAGCTGAGCTATAGGCCCCTTATTTGGAGCGGGTGATGAGAATCGAACTCACGACATCAGCTTGGAAGGCTGAGGTTTTACCATTAAACTACACCCGCAAATATTAAATTGGAGGCAACACCCGGATTTGAACCGGGGATAAAGGTTTTGCAGACCTCTGCCTTACCACTTGGCTATGCTGCCATGACTGGGCTAGCTGGATTCGAACCAACGCATGACGGAGTCAAAGTCCGTTGCCTTACCGCTTGGCTATAGCCCAATGGAGAATTTTATATATAATGGGGCGACTGATGGGAATCGAACCCACGAATGTCGGAACCACAATCCGATGCGTTAACCACTTCGCCACAACCGCCATTATACTATGGTGGAGGGGGACGGATTCGAACCGCCGAACCCAAGGGAGCGGATTTACAGTCCGCCGCGTTTAGCCACTTCGCTACCCCTCCATATTGGAATAAATGAGCAATAAAATTAATGGTGGCTCAGGACGGAATCGAACCGCCGACACAAGGATTTTCAGTCCTTTGCTCTACCGACTGAGCTACTGAGCCACTTAAAATGGCGGTCCCGACCGGGATCGAACCGGCGATCTCCTGCGTGACAGGCAGGCATGTTAACCGCTACACCACGGGACCAGAGTTTTTTTCAAGTGAAACTTGAAGAAAAACTTACATTAATTGCGGGGACAGGATTTGAACCTGCGACCTTCGGGTTATGAGCCCGACGAGCTACCAGACTGCTCCACCCCGCGACGATATTAAAAGAAAAAACTATGTTGCACATGCTCTAAGAGAGCAATGACTGTCTCGATCTCAGGAAGCTATTCAAGCAGCAGCTCGATCGGTACAACTCGCAGATTTTCGATGAAGTAACGCTCGTTGCTCCACCCCGCGACAATTTTAAATTATATGGAGGAGGTAGAGGGATTCGAACCCCCGCGCGGTTTGACCCGCCTGTCGGTTTTCAAGACCGATCCCTTCAGCCGGACTTGGGTATACCTCCGTATCTTTGGTAGCGGCGGAGGGGATCGAACCCCCGACCTCACGGGTATGAACCGTACGCTCTAGCCAGCTGAGCTACACCGCCAAAGTTAATTTAAAGTATTTTTTTACTACACTACGTTCCGTGAATTAATGAAGATTATTTTCACTACACTACGTTCCGTGAAAAAATCTTGGTGGAGCCTAGCGGGATCGAACCGCTGACCTCCTGCGTGCAAGGCAGGCGCTCTCCCAGCTGAGCTAAGGCCCCATAAATATTGTGTTAGATGGTCGGGAAGACAGGATTCGAACCTGCGACCCCTTGGTCCCAAACCAAGTGCTCTACCAAGCTGAGCTACTCCCCGATTAAATCTAATATGGCGCGCCCGAAAGGAGTCGAACCCATAACCTTCTGATCCGTAGTCAGACGCTCTATCCAATTGAGCTACGGGCGCATGCATTTTAATGTTACTTATATTAGTGTGTTAAGGACAGTTATTTTGCTTGCGCAAAAAGCTTTGGATATTTTACTTCGTAAAAATCCTTGGTGCCGAGGACCGGAATCGAACCGGTACGGTAGTCACCTACCGCAGGATTTTAAGTCCTGTGCGTCTGCCAGTTCCGCCACCCCGGCAAAAGAAGTTCTTGGAGCGGAAGACGGGATTCGAACCCGCGACCCCAACCTTGGCAAGGTTGTATTCTACCACTGAACTACTTCCGCATATGGTAAGTTATTTTGCTAGCGCAAAAAACTTTGGTGCGGGTGAAGGGAGTCGAACCCCCACGCCTTGCGGCGCTAGATCCTAAGTCTAGTGCGTCTGCCAATTCCGCCACACCCGCATATTGTAACTAAATGGTGAGCCATGAAGGACTCGAACCTTCGACCCTCTGATTAAAAGTCAGATGCTCTACCGACTGAGCTAATGGCTCGGTATAAGTGGTGCCGGTGAGAGGACTTGAACCCCCAACCTACTGATTACAAGTCAGTTGCTCTACCAATTGAGCTACGCCGGCTTAAAAAGGATAATATTTCAGCTTCGCGAGTTTATTATGGATGATTATTTTTCACTTTGTGAAAAAAATCATGGTGGAGGATGACGGGATCGAACCGCCGACCCCCTGCTTGTAAGGCAGGTGCTCTCCCAGCTGAGCTAATCCTCCGAAATAGATAAGTTATTTTCTTTCTAGAATAAACTTTGGTGACCCCTACGGGATTCGAACCCGTGTTACCGCCGTGAAAGGGCGGTGTCTTAACCGCTTGACCAAGGGGCCTAAATTAATATTTTAGACAAAAATAATAGTCCCAATAGGGACTTGCCTGGCGACGTCCTACTCTCACAGAGGGAAACCCTCAACTACCATTGGCGCTAAAAAGCTTAACTTCCGTGTTCGGTATGGGAACGGGTGTGACCTTTTCGCTATCGCCACCAGACTATTTAATTTGAAGGTTGTTCCTTCAAAACTAGATAAAGAGTCAAAGTCAAAAGAATGAGTATCATTTAAATTTGGTTAAGTCCTCGATCGATTAGTATCAGTCAGCTCCACACGTCACCGCGCTTCCACCTCTGACCTATCAACCTGATCATCTTTCAGGGATCTTACTAGCTTGCGCTATGGGAAATCTCATCTTGAGGGGGGCTTCATGCTTAGATGCTTTCAGCACTTATCCCTTCCGCACATAGCTACCCAGCGATGCCTTTGGCAAGACAACTGGTACACCAGCGGTGCGTCCATCCCGGTCCTCTCGTACTAAGGACAGCTCCTCTCAAATTTCCTACGCCCACGACGGATAGGGACCGAACTGTCTCACGACGTTCTGAACCCAGCTCGCGTACCGCTTTAATGGGCGAACAGCCCAACCCTTGGGACCGACTACAGCCCCAGGATGCGATGAGCCGACATCGAGGTGCCAAACCTCCCCGTCGATGTGGACTCTTGGGGGAGATAAGCCTGTTATCCCCGGGGTAGCTTTTATCCGTTGAGCGATGGCCCTTCCATGCGGAACCACCGGATCACTAAGCCCGACTTTCGTCCCTGCTCGACTTGTAGGTCTCGCAGTCAAGCTCCCTTGTGCCTTTACACTCTACGAATGATTTCCAACCATTCTGAGGGAACCTTTGGGCGCCTCCGTTACTTTTTAGGAGGCGACCGCCCCAGTCAAACTGCCCACCTGACACTGTCTCCCACCCCGATCAGGGGTGAGGGTTAGAATTTCAATACAGCCAG containing:
- a CDS encoding VOC family protein → MGKVTPFLMFQDGKAEEAMNYYISIIKDSEITSIVRYGANESGDEGTVMQATFSLKGQEFMCIDSNLKHQFSFTPSISIFVTCDSEEEINSIYQKLIEGGQALMPIGDYGFSQRFGWLNDRFGVSWQLNLPS
- a CDS encoding DUF1801 domain-containing protein, with amino-acid sequence MTNSRINPKVDDYLSKTKKWKEESERLRHIVLDCDLTEEFKWMHPCYTFEKKNIVLIHGFKEYCALLFHKGALLKDPHGILVQQTENVQAARQIRFTNLQEIVELEPILREYILEAIEVEKAGLEVTLKKNTEFIIPEELQNKFDETPDLKTAFEALTPGRQRAYILYFSQPKQSKTRVSRVENCMEKILSGKGLKDCTCGLSQKMPSCDGSHKNIR
- a CDS encoding DUF1772 domain-containing protein; protein product: MDFLGFITLIIAGFTACAEFTSFALVHPVIRHLPQKYHIRFEQDSLKTYGLIMPILMPLSVILTVIYALFTNQIGGFELTIRFSTATMFILATVITIKYNVPINKEIQQWDADHPPTDWMEIRKRWMFFQSIRSWLLLIGFVLLCLSVSN
- a CDS encoding VOC family protein — its product is MIKYKSLHHVSLTVTDLERAKDFYGKVLCLNEIPRPDFDFSGAWYEIEGQQLHLIVDPFSQTIRQDKSLSSREGHFALRIENYYDTLTWLKQNKVELLEKPYGKSGFAQIFCADPDGNLIELNVNQKEL
- a CDS encoding SpoIID/LytB domain-containing protein, translating into MKTLILIISTVFLLIFANEVQAEEMISVRLRNYIGDTSKLPFHIKGAYSTLDPALMVNEGDEYTLSFKGGKMFLTCGESTTEIDSPFILYPYAYDEKHLIYIDGRPYMGAVEFNIEEKNIRPVNQILLEDYLKGVVPFEVFPEWNIEALKAQTLAARTYTITHKNPKLDDTIQYQVYGGYNQFKKTKKAVIDTKGEIITFQDKPISAFYSASNGGITESNKNVWGGSPSPYFPIKQDPYDPIKPWDFTLHKTQIDLEEIRSKGWNELKEKDGKISVSIKKWLNRNGYEGDIKILSIPYFEVDNIKNESKRSMKGSIQIEFMRRLIDGTILFEEVSMDHVELKKIRPMIGGSHFRSYLISSFEMTPTSYKVSGKGHGHGVGMSQWGANEMAEKGKTYKEILGHYYPGTQVKVTKTFPDN